The following DNA comes from Rhodohalobacter mucosus.
AATCAGAAAACCCGGAGCCACACCAAAAGAGACGACATCACTGATGGAGTCGAGCTCTACGCCAAAATCGCTGGTGGCATTGGCCAAGCGGGCCATGAAACCGTCGAGTGCATCAAAAAGGCCAGCCAGCACAATAAGCCATGCTCCCAAAAACAGCTTGCCTTCCGCTACCATCAGAATAGAGAGAAATCCTGAAAACAGATTCATCAGAGTGAAAAAACTGGGTACTACAATTCGTGGGATAGGCTTTAGTTTCGGTCTCTTTTTGAGACTTTTTCTAAATTGTTTTTTCTGAATCGGGTATTTCATGATTCAACAAGTTCCCCAATAACAGACTCGCCTGCAACTGTTCTGTCCCCTTTTTTTACGCGAATCTTAACGTTTTCAGGCAGAAGCAGATCCATCCGTGAACCAAATTTCATGATACCGAACCGATCTCCCGCTTTAATTTCATCACCTTCGCCGATATGATACACGATTCGTCTGGCAAGAAAACCTGTAATTTGCTTAAACATCATTTTCATCCCTGAAGGGTGCATTACACCAAAGTGAGCCCTCTCGTTTAGTTCGGATGCATGATCTTCCCATGCCATGAGGTACTTACCGGGATAGTACTTTACATACTCCAGCTTTCCGGTAATGGGTACCCGGTTAACATGAACGTCAAGCGGAGACAAGAAGATGCTGACCTGAGTCACTTTCCTGCCTATATATTCGTTTTCCTCCACTTCCTGAATCAGAACCACCCTGCCGTCGGCCGGTGATAGAATAAGGTTGTCATCTTCGGGCGAAACCCGATCAGGATCCCTGAAAAAAAAGATGACCAGGCCACATAAAACAACCAATAGCGGATATACGGATAACTGTAGCCACTGCGGTCCGTAGGATACTGCCACGCCGGCAACGGCAGAAACAAGGAAAACTATTATAATGGTGGAAAACCCTTCTTTGGCAAGCATCACTTATCCACCGAACGTTCGAAGTATATCATTAAACGTGATGAGTATGAATAATCCAATAAGAAATACAAAACCTATCTGCTGAAGTGCCATTCGTACTTTCGGGGATGGTTCTCTTCTGGTAATACCCTCATAAACCAAAAACATGAAATGGCCTCCGTCGAGTGCGGGTATGGGAAGCATATTCATGATAGCCAGTGTAATACTTAAGAAAGCAGTGATATTCCAAAATCCAAGCCATCCGCCCCGGTCTGTTGCTTCTCGGGTAAAATTGGCAATTGCAACGGGCCCGCCTACGTTGTCGCGAACTGATATATCGCCTGAAAACATCCTTCCAAGCCCCTGGATAATTCCGACAAACGTAGCATTCGACCTGTTTACGCCCCTTTGCACGGATTCGGCTAAGTTGTAGTTCAGACGTTCTACCGTAAATGCCTCTTCAGCTGAAGTTTGTGCAATACCGATCATGTTGGTTTCAGGATCGGGTGTAACGGTTGTGCTGAACAGTTCCCCATTTCGCTCAACCTGAATATCTAGAGACCCTTCTGCGCTTTGTATCTTTTCAACAAGCTGCTGCCAGTAATCAACGGGTTCGCCGTTAACCGCACGTACAATATCACCTTCCTCAAGCCCGGCCTCCTCCGCAGGGCTGTCTTCAAGTACCCTTGAAAATCGACTCGGCAGAAAACTGAGTTGATTGATAAAGCCTTCCTGTCCAACAAGGTCCAGAAAATTAGCTGGCGTTTCCAGGGTTAATAATTCACCGTTGCGTTCAACCATAAAGGTTAATTCACGTCCGGTGATTTCTGAAGGGTCCAGAATATCCTGAAAATATTTTGCTCTTTCGCCATTTACGCCTACAAGCCTGTCGCCGGTCTGCAAGCCGATCTGGTCCGCAACAGACCCTTCGGCAACATATATACCCTTAATCGAATCAACCGGTATCACTGTTTCGCCATAGGTAAATGCGATGGAGGAAAAAATGACTACCGCCAGTAAAAAATTGAAAATGACGCCTGCCGTAATAACAATGATGCGCTGCCAAACTGGTTTTGCCCTGAATTCATCCGGTTTAACTTCCTCGTCAACAAAATCGGTGTCCATCGACTCGTCAATCATGCCGGCAATCTGGACATATCCTCCAAGCGGAGTAGCGCCGACTACATATTCTGTCTCTCCTTTTTTAAAACCGAAGATTTTTGGAGGAAAACCAATAGAAAACTTATTGACCCTCATTCCAAACACTTTGGCTGCAATGAAATGCCCTAATTCATGAACCGTCACCAATATAAAAATGGCTGCGATAAAAATGAGAACCGTGTTGGCAAAACTTAAAATCCATTCCATAAATTACTTCAACAGTGAATTCGAAAATACTCGTGTTTCTTTATCAATGTACTGTAACGAGTCAGGACTCAATTCGTTGTCTGCAGAAATTTCTTCCAGCGACTTTTCTATGATTTGATGGATATCAATATAACGAATTTCGCCGTTCAAAAATCGTTCAACGGCAATCTCATTCGCAGCGTTCAGGATCGCAGGCTTGGCTCCCCCCTCCTTTAGTGCAGAAACAGCCAGGTCGAGACATGGAAAGAGATCCCTGTTAACAGGTTCAAAATCCATTCGAAATGACGATGTATAGTCAAGTGTTTGGTTGGGATAGGGTTCCCTTGACGGGTACGTTAATGAATAGAGAATGGGTACTTTCATGTCTGGGGGACCCAGCTGCGCCTTGGATGAACCGTCTACAAATTCCACAATCGAATGTATAATGCTTTGTGGATGGATAACCGGCTCAATTGCTTCGGCCGGCAGGTCAAACAGCCATTTTGCCTCGATAATTTCAAGACCCTTATTCATCATGGTTGCAGAGTCAATGGTGATTTTGTTCCCCATCGACCAATTGGGATGGTTCAGGGCATCCTCTACGGTTACTTTTTCAAGTTCTTCTTTTGTGCAGGTTCGAAAAGGCCCGCCGCTCGCCGTAATAATGATCTTTTTAATACTTTCCTTTTCTTCACCGATCAGTGACTGCAGCATTGCTGAATGTTCCGAATCTACGGGTATCAGGTTTCCATTGAGAAATCCCGGAAGTTTTGAGAGCAGTTCTCCTCCCACAACAAGCGACTCCTTATTGGCCAGTGCTACTTTTTTGTTCAGCCGAATAGCGTGATAGGTGCTCATAAAACCTGCAAACCCAACCAGGCTGTTTAGAAGCAGGTCGTATGTAGACTCAATGGCGGCATGGATCAGGGCTTCTTGCCCAAAATGAAGCTGTGAAGGCTTGTACGTAAGCAACGATTGAAACTGTTTTGAAACAGATTCATCACAAAGAACAATCATATCCGGTTGAAAACGATTGGCCTGTTCCGCGAGAAGCCGGTAATTGCTGTTTGCGGTAAGAAGCGACACAGTGAAGAGCTCAGGTTTATCAGAAATGATATCAAGTGCCTGAGTGCCTATTGAGCCGGTTGAACCTAGTATCGCAATGTTTTGATGTTTCACTGAATCAGTAATTTTTGAATCTTTATATGCCTATAAGATAGAAAAATGATTACGAGAAATAAGGAGCCGTAATATCCCGTGCTACCCGGTACATGATGCTGTGAGCTTCAACGGTTTTTCGAAGTGTGGGTGCATAGCCTCCCGACAGCAGAAGTACGACGGGAATATCTTTTTGGACAACAGTCTCAATGACCAGTCGTTCACGTTCTTCCAGCCCTTTCAGGGATAGAGACAGCCTGCCAAAATGATCCGTTTCAAGAGGGTCAATGCCACCCAGATAAAACACAAGATCGGGTTTAAATGAATTAAAAATTTGATCGAGTGAATCACCCAAATGCCGGATATAGGCTTTGTCGCCGGTTTTGTCGGGAAGTGCCACATCGAGCGTAGACGGCGGTTTTACAAAAGGGTAGTTTTTTTCGCCGTGGATGGAAAATGTAAACACGTCCGCTTCTTCACGGAATATTTCTGCCGTACCGTTACCCTGATGCACATCACAATCGATAACCAGGACCCTTCGCACCCACTTTGATTGCCTCAGAACCCTGATCGCAATCGCCACATCATTAAAAACACAAAAACCTTCTCCATGTCCGGGCATTGCGTGGTGGGTTCCTCCCGCAAGATTGCCGGCAGCCCCATCCTGAAGTGCCATCAAAGCCGCATTGACCGTTCCCTGCACCGCAAGCCTGGAACGCACTGCAAGTTTTTTACTCCATGGAAGCCCCATTCTTCTCTCCTCCTTTCTGTTCAGAGTGCCGTTCCAGACCTTGTTGCTGTACTCCGGAGAGTGAACGGTACAGAGCGCGGCCATGTCTGCCATACAGGGCTCAATGAACTGTGAAGGCTTGAAGCCCTCATTTTGTGTGAGGTGGTCATAAAGCCCGGAAAATTTTTTCATGGGGAAAATATGTCCTTCCGGGAGCGGCGCAACATAACCTTTGCAATAGCTGATTTTCAAATCTGAACGGAAATTTCAGGTTAACTTTATCATTGCCAACATTCTTCCTGCCCTATCCCGTTCTCTGCGGTAAGAGTAATAACGTTTGCTTTCAAGCGTGCACTCGTCACTCGCCTGGATTCTGGACAAATCAACTCCTCCATCGTTCAGCTGGCTGATCAGAAATCCTTTAAGATCTACATGAGGTTTCGGATAGGTTCCCTTTACCACAAACTTTTCGGGAAACTGTTCTGCGACTTCCTCTCCCACCTCAAAATTCCGGCAAGAAATGCAGGGACTTATGTAAACGTAAAAAGAATCAGGATCTCCGCCCTCTCGGGTCATGGTCTCCATCCCCGCCGGTATAATTCCGCCTGCGGCACCTTTCCAGCCGGCATGAAACGCACCTATGATCCGGTTTACCGGGTCTGCAATAAGAATAGCTGCGCAGTCAGCAACCCTGATTCCAAGAGCCAAATCCTCATTTTTTGTAATTATGCCGTCTGTTCCATCTACCGTACCGGGTTCATTTACGACCTTGCACGATGAGCCGTGTACCTGGCTGGCCAGTACCATATGTGACGGTTCCCAATCAATTTCATGAAACAAATGCTCAAAATTGCGGTCAACCTCTTCCTTTTCGGCTTGTGTATTGTAACCCAGGTTTAAACCAGACACGGTTCCGTGAGTATTGACTAGGGTTCGGTTCGCTTCGGTGAAAAATGCCTCAATACCCGGCAGATCTTTAAAAATATCGGGATGGTATACCGTAATCATGTGTTCCCTAATTGATTCGTCAGCAAATCATAAATGAGATTGTACGGCAGATTTTTACCTGTCCAAAGATGAAAGGCTTCATCACCCTGTGAAATAAACATCTCCAAGCCGTTTATGACCACCGCACCTTGTGATTTTGCAAGCGATAAAAATCGTGTTTCCAGTGGATTATATACCAGATCGTAGCAAATTTTGCCCGAAAGTATTTCGCTATTCATTCTGTCAACCGGAGATGATTCCGTATTCGGCGTCATTCCCAGCGGTGTGGTGTTGATTATCAGTGCAGCGTCTTCTGCGTATGCTTCAGCCTGATCATAGCCGCAGTAGAGAAGTTTAATCTCTCCATCTAGATCGGGGTTAATCCGGCTTGAAAGCCCAGGATTTCTGGATACAAAGACCACTTCGTAAACCCCGATGCGTCGCAGTGCGGTAAAAACCGCCTTGGAAGCCCCTCCTGTTCCAAACACCACTGCCCTGCTTCCGTGCAGGTTGTCTTCATGGGCGTAAAGGGGTTTTAGAAAACCGTCAACATCCGTATTAAAACCTCTGAGCATGCTGCCGGATTTGACAATTGTATTCACTGCACCCGTTTCTTCTGCCGTCTGATCTGTTTCATCCAGAAAACCGGAAAACAATTCTTTAAACGGAATTGTAATATTGCACCCGAGGAACTGTTCCCTGTTCATCCATGCAATAAATCCCGTTATATCTTGCTGCTTCAGTTCCAGGGCATGATATTTTGCTTCTATACCATGATAATCAAGCCCGAACTGGTGCATTAACGGCGACAGAGAGTGGCTCACAGGGTTCCCGACAACAAGGTAATGAGGGATATGTTTCAGATCCGATTGTCTGAGTTCACTAAAAGTATAGACCATATGATGGAACAGCAGGATAAAAAAAATGCGATCCGGGATTATCGGAACGCATTTTCTTTGGGTCAGTTTAAAACGGCAGATCAGGCGACTTCACTTGCCACTTTTTCAGAACTGGATTCTTCATCCTTAAAGGTGTCAGATTCTGCCAGATCTTTAAATGTTTGAAGATCTTTCTTCAGCTGTACCGGAAGTTCTTCAATAAATGCTGCCAGATCCTCTTCTGCTTCACCGAAAAAGGTTCTGTAGTCGAGGGTAAAATCAACTCTTGTTCGCTTGCCGCTATCCAGCGGAGTGAAGCGAATTGTACCGGTTTGATTCAGGTTCCCATTAATCGTAATCCAGGCAAAACGGGTGTTTCTGAGATTATCGATAATATTGGTTGTCCACTGAAACTCCTCGCCGCCGATTGTGGTTGTATAATCGAAAGTTTGTGAGTTTACCTTTTCAACGTCATCAATACGTTCGAGAAATTTTGTGAAATGAACCGGATTACAAAGTAGTTCGTATACTTTGGCAAGAGGTAAGTCTACTTCAATTCTTTCGTGCGCCATAGGTGTGATAAACTTCGAAAATGAAAAGTTTTGATTCGGATTTGGATGATTGTGGGATTATGGGTAGAGCTAATCCACAATGCACTAAAATTACGCATATTTTGATTAAGCTTCAATCAATTTGAGAATTAACATTTTTAAAGAAACAATTTATACACCGTTAATTCAGTTTCTAACGGTTTGTGCATTTTTATTTTTTTTCCCGCTGTTCCCTGCGAGTCATTCATTTGCCCAGAATAGTCTGACGGGACTGTATCAAAATTACAATGCCTTGCAAACCACACCGGAATATGAAATTATTGCCGCACGGAATCGCTTCAGGCTCCAGTTAAACAGATCCATATCCGGTGGCTCGTTTCAGTCAGAAACAGATATTATCCACCGGTACGCTCAGCGTGCGGAAGCTGAGGTATTGATACGGGAGCTCTATTTTGAGCTCTACTTTGACAAATCAGACCTGAGAATCGGGAAACAGGTCATTAACTGGGGAAGGTCGAATGGTGCTTTTGTAACCGGAATACTCTCTCCCCTGGATCTGAGTGAATTTCTAACGCAGGATCCGTCAGATCTCATACTTGGAGTAACCTCACTGAACTATATACGATATTTTGGCTCCAACTCCCTGCAATTTGTTTTTGCCCCCGTATTTGAAAAAGACAGGTTTCCCTCGCCCGACTCCAGATGGTTTCCATTGCAAACAATCGATGCCCCCCTTCCGGTACGATACAGAACGTATGAATCAGAGAGACCGGCTACCGATATGCAGGCCGCACTGCGATATTCACTGAGAAGTCCCGACTCCGTTGACCTGGATCTGATGCTGTATTACTGGACGCATCCAATGCCTTCGTTCTCCTTAACTGTTGAGCTTTTTAACGATTTTCCGGAACCGCCCTCGGTTGATTTGTCAGAAACCTATCGCGTGTCGCCCATGGCAGGATACTCGCTGAACTGGCAGCTTGGCGATAACTTTTCATTGCTTTCTGAATCGCTCTTTGTAACCGATGCCCTTTTTACTTTTTTGCCGGTATCCGTAAACCGGCTTGAAGATGCTCTCGAGAGTACCACAGACGCACTGTTGGTTCTGCAGGAGTTTGAGTTAAGAAACGATGGATATCTTCTTACAAAGCCATGGCTGCAGTCGATGGCAGGCTTGCAGTCTGAAGTTGCCGGTACTACAATTAGTCTTCAGGGATATCTGGAAACAATTTTTAAATACGAAGACCGTATTCTTCCCCAGCAGTTCTTTCCCTATGCTACTCTTTTTATGAACAGATCTTTTCTGCGCGACAGGCTACAGGTGATAACAGGCGGACGCTATAACTTTTTCGGGAATGATTTCTGGGTTCAGCTCCAGGGTGTGTACGAGCTGGATGATGGATTGGAGCTCTCTGCCGGTGTGAACCTATTCGGAGGAAAAGAGATATCCCCATTCTACGGCCATTTTACATTTAACCAGTTCAGGGATAACAGTTTTCTGTTCTCAAAAATATCTCTCTATTTCTGATCATCATTGGAATGAGAACCGTCTCTGAAAGGTTCATCAGCCGTAAGCAAAAATTATTTATCAGTTTTGAAACAGTTCGGCGAATTTATACTGCGTAACCCCAGGATCGTACTGTATGGCATTGCCATATTGGCGCTGGCATCGATTTATCCTGCATCCAACATCCGAACAGATTTTAATCTGGAAGGATTTTATCCGGACGATGATGTCGTAATTGAGGATTACAGGCTTCTGGAGGAGGAATTTGGACGGGATGATAATACGATCATTATCGGCTTTCAATCCGATTCACTCTTTTCACATGCTGTTCTCTCCGATCTGAAAATGATTGGCGAAAGACTCGATTCACTTATGTATGTGAGTGAAACACTTTCTATCTGGAATGCAACGGATATTTCGAGTGACGGTATCAGTCTGGATTTTGAGCCCTACTTATCAGATTCGGCAGTTTCGGAAGGAGATCTGCAGCAAATTAAGGAGAGTATATCATCCGATCCGCTTTTAAAAGGTTTTATAGTCAATGAGTCGGGAACGGCAACATCGATCATTCTGAGAATAGACCAGGAACAGAATACCTATTCCAACAGAAATATCCTGATCAATTCAATTCAGGAGGTTCTGAACCCTTACCGGGACAGATACGAGTTTCATATTTCAGGTATTCCCTATTTCAGGAACCAGTACGTGAATATGCTCAATGGCGAGATTGTGATGTATATTGCAATCTCTTCCATTTTGATCATACTTCTGCTTTGGTATCTCTACAGAACGTTTTGGGGGGTTCTCTTTCCAATGATCATTGTATGGTCTACCCTTTTGATAACTGTGGCCCTGATACAGCTTACCGGTGGTTTTCTGGAGATCATGAGCAGCACAATTGCTCCCATCCTGCTTTGCGTAGGGGTAGCCGATGCAGTACATATGATATCAAAATATGACGATGCCAGAGAGTCGGGCAATACCAAAAGAGAATCCATTCTGGAAATGCTTAAAACCCTGGGCAGCGCTACATTTTTAACCAGTGTCACTACTGCAATCGGATTTGCAAGCCTGCTCAGCAGTACGGTTCAGCCCATGCAGCGCTTTGGTGCCTACACAGCTGCGGGCGTTCTTATAGCCTATCTGGTAACCATTTTCTTTTTGCCTGCCGTGCTCACAATGGGGCGTAAATCACGGGTTTTTGACGAAAAGTCGGGCTCTTTGTACCCGCTTCTAATACTGTGGCTTAATAAACTCACCGCGTTTAACCGCCTGCACTACGGAAAATTACTGGCCGGTGTACTCCTTCTTCTTCTGATTTTTGCTTCAGCTATCCGAAACATTGAGGTTAACGGGAAGGTGTTTGATGATGTGGGTGAAGATACCGAGCTGATGCAGGACAGCAGATTTTTTTCCGAAAACCTGTCACCGCAATTTCCTATGGAGCTTATAATAAACACCGGAGAAGCAAGCGGTGCTCTGACCTATGAAATGTATCGTAAAGCAGATTCACTGACTGAAAAACTGCTCAGCTATCCGGAAATACATAAGGTAACAGGGCTGAATACCCTTATTGGTGAAGTACATACTACCCTCAATCCGCAGAAAGGAGAATTAGGAACTATGCCCTCCCCCGACGACGCGATTGCACAGTATGCACTGTTGCTTGAAATCAACGGTGGAGATAACCTGTTTAATTTTGTCGATTTTGATTACCGTAAACTGAGATTGACCGCGCTTACTGAAGATGCCGGTTCAAAAAGGATCAATGAAATACGGAATGAGATATCCGCTTTTGCTTCAGATCTTTTTGATGAAGAGGAGCTCATTATCACGGGAACCACAATTCTGAGTGCAGATCTGACGGATAAAATTGTGTATTCACTCTCCTGGAGTATTCTTATCGCAATTCTTGTGATCACACTGATTATGGCGGGTCTATTCAAAAGTTTCAAGCTTGCCTTGATTGCTCTGATTCCGAACCTGATACCGTTGATCATGGTAGCCGGCGTTATGGGCTTTCTGGGAGTAGATATAAAACCATCAACTGCGGTCATATTTACCATTGCACTGGGCATAGCGGTAGATGACAGCATACACTATCTGGCGCGCTTCAGAATAGAATTTTCCAGGATCGGATCGGTTTTTCCCGCTCTTTCTGCAACCACCATACGAACCGGGCGGGCAATAGTGGTTACCAGCATGATATTGATTGCGGGTTTTGGGACACTTATCACAAGTGAATTCACATCCACTGCTATGATGGGCGTACTGGTAACGACAACCATTTTTTCCGCCCTGTTGGCTGATCTGTTTGTTCTGCCCGCTCTCTTTTACTGGTTAAAACCTGATTTAAAGAGAATACAGCCTAAAGGTTCTGCTCAACGTAAGCGCGTATAACGGAGTGGATCTCTTGCGGTGACTGAGAGGCATCAACGGTCTTTATTCGATCTTCCTGTTCAGCAAGCACGTCATACCCTTTGCATACCTTTTCAAAAAATGCCGTGCCGGCATTCTCCATTCTGTCTTTTTCACTGCCTCTGGTTCTTTCAGATGCCAGCTGTGGACTAATCTTAAGATAAAACGTTATGTCGGGTACCACTGCATGAGATGCTATATTGTTCAGAGTGTGTATTTGATCAATCTCAAGAGATCCCCTTCCGTAGCCCTGATACGCCGTGGTAGAGTCATAAAAACGGTCAAGTATCACAATTAACCCATCCCTCAGCAAAGGAATCACCTTTTCAGATAGCAACTCGGATCGCGCAGAAGAAAAGAGCAGCATCTCCGTGACGGGATTCATGTGCAGATCGTCGTGGAGCAGTAAACTTCTTACCTTTTCCGACAGTTCAGTCCCCCCTGGTTCTCTGAATACATGGCACGGATAATGATGTTCCTCCAGGTAGGATTTGAGCAGCTCAATTTGTGTGGATTTGCCACACCCGTCAATTCCTTCAAAAGTAATCAGCAAAATGACTCACGTGTTAGTTAAAATCGTCCATCAGGCTAATGGGCTCTTTTGGCATTACTATTGCGAGTGCAATATACACAAGAAAGAAACTCCCGTAGCCCAAAAACAGTGCCGCCAGGAAAATAACCCGTATCACCGTTGAACTGATACCAAGGTACTTGGCAAGTCCACCGCAAACACCGGATATGTAACTATCTGTTCTGGATTTGTACAGTTTTTGGCTGGTTTGTACAGAAACTTTGTCGAATGCTGAGGTGGCAGCGGCCGAGGCTGTTCTGCGGTAATTTCTCTTTTTCTTTTTCTTCTGCTCTTTTTCGGTGTAGAGAAATGCGTCCAGTTTATCGTAGGTTTCCTGTACCCTCATTTTCTCTTCACGCTCGATTTTTTTCTCTTTGTTTCCGGATGATTTAAACATCGTGAGAATACTAATTCCCAGCATTGCACCTGCGAGATAAGGAAGAAAACCCATGAGCGTATAAACGCCTGGAATGGCCTGCAAGCCAATAATGTCTGTAGCTATAGAGTGACCGATAAAAGAAAAAGCGGTGATGACGAAAGCCAGACCTGAAATGGTTGAAATATTCCAGATACTTTTTTTGGTCTTCTTTTCATTTTCCTCCAAAAACTCCTGCAAAGTTCCCTGCAGTTCCCTGTCGGATATGTTTACAGTGCTTTCCATCTGTTTGGTGCTCATGATATTTACTTTTCTGTATTACCTGATAAAAATGGATACGACATTTTTGGCAGACTGTTTCAGTCTGATATCAATTTTCGAAGTTCCGGAGAATATTTAACCTGAATTCAGAAGTAATCCAACCGGCACATATTTTCCCTAAAGTTACCGGGTGAGATTTTTAATCTTGTCTGATGCCAGTCTCATGCTATATAACACCGCTTTCCGTGATCAACAGATCCAGCGGCACGTCAAATCTGTTTACCGGTAACTGTTTGTCATGCATTTGAATGTCAAAAAGAAGTCCAATTTTTACAGCATCTGTTTGCTTGAGAAAACGATCATAAAAGCCTTTTCCGTAGCCCAGCCGATTTCTTTCATAATCTCCGCTAAGCATCGGAACAAGTACCAGGTCCAGCTCTTCAGGTGATGCGGTGCCCTTACCTTTCGGCTCCGGAACACCCCAATCGTTTCTCTTTAAATGGCCTGTACTGCTGATATGATGATGCGATAGCTGAGTATCACTTTCAATACGCGGAACCACAATATTTTTTCCCAGCTCCAGGGCATTCTCAATCAGTAAATACGTGTCAACCTCGTTTCTGTGATTCATTGAAACGTAGGTGTGTATGGTTTTGGAGTCCAAAAAGACGCCGGTGGAAAAAAGATGCCGGTGGATTTCTCTGCTCTTTGCTTCTGTACTATCAGCATCAAGCGACATTCTGAGCTCTGTGTATTTTTCCCTGAGCTTCTTTTTAATCTTTTTTACGGATTCATCGCTCATAATTCAATGACAAAGTGGAAATCGGGCTTCTCATCGGACAGCAGCTCAAGTAAATCATCCCAAACACTGATGCCGTATTTATTCATAAAATAGATAAAAAGGATCTCTCTTTCCTGGAGGTTGCCCATCGGAAAAAGTGCATTTTTTACCTTTGATATTCGATTCAGCTGCACGCTCTCCTGCTGTTTAACAGAGCGGTACATCTTGCCTTTTAATTTATCAAGCTCATTAAAAAAAGCAGCTGATGCCTTTCCGGCACTATTTTCCAGTGTGGGATCGACCTCTCCCACCCGCGGTTTCATTTTCTCGGTAAGTTCCTGAACGTCTTCTTTCCACTCGTTGATAATGGACTCTATATCCGGTTTGTCACTTTGGCTGACAAATTCTGACTCAAGATCCTCAATACGCTGATTGTACTCTGTCCAGGTAAAAGGAAGGTTTTCCATTGCACGATGAACGGCGTTTTCAATAAGTGTACAGCTGAACCGGGGTATGATTACAGGCATGGATTGACCAAAAACCCGGTATGTATCTTTCATCTGTGCAAAGTATGAGACCTCTCCCGGCCCTCCAACATAGGCTATGGAAGGAAGCAGATAATCCTGCAACAGAGGCCGTAAAAAAACATTGGGGGAAAACTGAGCAGGATTCTCTTCCAGCTTCCCGATGAGTTCAGAAGTTGAAACTGCGGGCATGTGCCCTGAATCATCCCTCCACATACCTTCTGAAAATTCAAGCTTATACCGGGTGCCATCCTCATCTATCCGGAACAGATTGCTTTCCTGAACCATGACCTGGCTATGATATCCTGAATCCTCAAGTTTATCGGATGTAGCCTTAAGTGAATGATAGATCTCCTGCCTTTTTTGAATAGCTGCCTGCAGTACAGGCCTGGTGTGATCCTTGATCCCCTCATGATTGCTGCCGGCAAGTATAAGACCGTGTTTGCCGAACATCTCCATCATCAACTTTCCAAAAGCATTTCCGGCTGTCTGTTTCTGTGAATACGAGGTATCGATCAGCTCCCATAAAGCGTTGCTGAAATCCGTATCGCCCAGAGTCCCTTTTATAACTTTTTTGAGTTTTTCAAACTCACTGTTGAGCAAAATATCAGCAGCCCGCTGATCACGGTTCTGTTCAGTTTCCCATTCCAGGTGAAGAGAGGTATCGCCGGAGGGGATCGTAACAGAGGCAATTTCGTCAAAATCGTGATCTTCATCCCCCATCCAGAAGACGGGCACGAACCGTTTGCCGGAGTCCCGATTTAAGTGAGAGCAGTAGATGATTGCGGTCAGTGTTTTATAAACGGTAAATAGCGTGCCGCCCATAAGAACAGGTTGCTGACCGGTTACAACTGCATAGGTGTTTTCGTCTTCCAGGGAATCAATGTTGGATAGTACTGCCCTGGGAGGATCAAACGGGGAGTT
Coding sequences within:
- a CDS encoding phosphatidylserine decarboxylase family protein; its protein translation is MLAKEGFSTIIIVFLVSAVAGVAVSYGPQWLQLSVYPLLVVLCGLVIFFFRDPDRVSPEDDNLILSPADGRVVLIQEVEENEYIGRKVTQVSIFLSPLDVHVNRVPITGKLEYVKYYPGKYLMAWEDHASELNERAHFGVMHPSGMKMMFKQITGFLARRIVYHIGEGDEIKAGDRFGIMKFGSRMDLLLPENVKIRVKKGDRTVAGESVIGELVES
- the rseP gene encoding RIP metalloprotease RseP is translated as MEWILSFANTVLIFIAAIFILVTVHELGHFIAAKVFGMRVNKFSIGFPPKIFGFKKGETEYVVGATPLGGYVQIAGMIDESMDTDFVDEEVKPDEFRAKPVWQRIIVITAGVIFNFLLAVVIFSSIAFTYGETVIPVDSIKGIYVAEGSVADQIGLQTGDRLVGVNGERAKYFQDILDPSEITGRELTFMVERNGELLTLETPANFLDLVGQEGFINQLSFLPSRFSRVLEDSPAEEAGLEEGDIVRAVNGEPVDYWQQLVEKIQSAEGSLDIQVERNGELFSTTVTPDPETNMIGIAQTSAEEAFTVERLNYNLAESVQRGVNRSNATFVGIIQGLGRMFSGDISVRDNVGGPVAIANFTREATDRGGWLGFWNITAFLSITLAIMNMLPIPALDGGHFMFLVYEGITRREPSPKVRMALQQIGFVFLIGLFILITFNDILRTFGG
- the dxr gene encoding 1-deoxy-D-xylulose-5-phosphate reductoisomerase: MKHQNIAILGSTGSIGTQALDIISDKPELFTVSLLTANSNYRLLAEQANRFQPDMIVLCDESVSKQFQSLLTYKPSQLHFGQEALIHAAIESTYDLLLNSLVGFAGFMSTYHAIRLNKKVALANKESLVVGGELLSKLPGFLNGNLIPVDSEHSAMLQSLIGEEKESIKKIIITASGGPFRTCTKEELEKVTVEDALNHPNWSMGNKITIDSATMMNKGLEIIEAKWLFDLPAEAIEPVIHPQSIIHSIVEFVDGSSKAQLGPPDMKVPILYSLTYPSREPYPNQTLDYTSSFRMDFEPVNRDLFPCLDLAVSALKEGGAKPAILNAANEIAVERFLNGEIRYIDIHQIIEKSLEEISADNELSPDSLQYIDKETRVFSNSLLK
- a CDS encoding histone deacetylase family protein produces the protein MKKFSGLYDHLTQNEGFKPSQFIEPCMADMAALCTVHSPEYSNKVWNGTLNRKEERRMGLPWSKKLAVRSRLAVQGTVNAALMALQDGAAGNLAGGTHHAMPGHGEGFCVFNDVAIAIRVLRQSKWVRRVLVIDCDVHQGNGTAEIFREEADVFTFSIHGEKNYPFVKPPSTLDVALPDKTGDKAYIRHLGDSLDQIFNSFKPDLVFYLGGIDPLETDHFGRLSLSLKGLEERERLVIETVVQKDIPVVLLLSGGYAPTLRKTVEAHSIMYRVARDITAPYFS
- the pgeF gene encoding peptidoglycan editing factor PgeF, which encodes MITVYHPDIFKDLPGIEAFFTEANRTLVNTHGTVSGLNLGYNTQAEKEEVDRNFEHLFHEIDWEPSHMVLASQVHGSSCKVVNEPGTVDGTDGIITKNEDLALGIRVADCAAILIADPVNRIIGAFHAGWKGAAGGIIPAGMETMTREGGDPDSFYVYISPCISCRNFEVGEEVAEQFPEKFVVKGTYPKPHVDLKGFLISQLNDGGVDLSRIQASDECTLESKRYYSYRRERDRAGRMLAMIKLT